One Jeotgalicoccus saudimassiliensis DNA window includes the following coding sequences:
- a CDS encoding oligopeptide ABC transporter substrate-binding protein produces the protein MTKISWSRFLFLMTLALVLALAACGGDSSEEDTSSDDASSEESGDEESADEGDSASGDVYNYEDFAKTVSNTGEPSGEGTLNIGYSSDTPFEGTLNWAFYQGAPDADMMAHFDEAVLAMDADFQYTNEGAVQYEMNEEDNTVTFTVRDGVKWHDGEPLKIQDYVSSYEIIGHPDYDGVRGSTDGFTLIEGYEEYRNGEADSISGIEIVDEKTAVFTYTELAPSLTAGGFWSYAFPTHHYEGMEVSEMAAAPQTRENPIGIGPYKVDSIVSGESITMSKFEDYWRGEPGLSEVTVRVIAPSSIASAVESGDVDIAKSFPTDQYPDVADMEGVEWLANIDGAYTYIGFKLGSWDAEAGKVDYKPEEMKMGDVELRRAMWHAIDNDAIGERFYNGLRWKATSLITPYHANWHEEVDVPAYDPEEANRILDEAGYEDVDGDGMREDKEGEPLSINFASMSGGDIAEPLANYYIQSWRDIGLNVELTNGRLIEFNTFYDMVENDDPEIDIYQGAWGVGSDVDPSGLYGEDAPFNYTRYASEENTDLLTKGNSQEALDVEYRKDIYNQWSELMAEEIPVIPTLYRAFVTPVNERVINYSEDYEWNEDLLWYRVGVEDAE, from the coding sequence ATGACTAAAATTTCTTGGTCGAGGTTTTTATTCCTCATGACGCTGGCATTAGTATTAGCGCTGGCAGCATGTGGGGGAGATTCTTCAGAAGAAGATACATCTTCGGATGATGCTTCATCAGAAGAGTCTGGTGACGAAGAGTCGGCAGATGAAGGTGATTCTGCTTCAGGCGATGTCTACAACTACGAAGACTTCGCTAAAACAGTATCTAATACAGGAGAACCATCAGGTGAAGGAACTTTAAACATTGGTTATTCATCAGATACTCCATTTGAAGGTACGCTGAACTGGGCATTCTATCAAGGGGCTCCGGATGCAGATATGATGGCTCACTTTGATGAGGCAGTTCTTGCAATGGATGCAGATTTCCAGTATACAAATGAAGGTGCTGTACAGTACGAAATGAACGAAGAAGACAACACAGTTACGTTCACAGTACGCGACGGCGTTAAATGGCACGATGGCGAGCCATTAAAGATCCAGGATTACGTTTCTTCATATGAAATCATTGGACACCCGGATTACGACGGTGTGCGTGGTTCAACTGACGGCTTTACATTAATCGAAGGTTACGAAGAGTATAGAAACGGCGAAGCTGATTCTATCTCAGGTATCGAAATCGTCGACGAAAAAACAGCTGTATTTACTTATACTGAACTTGCTCCATCATTAACAGCGGGCGGGTTCTGGTCATATGCATTCCCGACTCACCACTATGAGGGAATGGAAGTTTCAGAAATGGCAGCAGCTCCGCAAACTCGCGAAAACCCGATCGGTATCGGGCCGTACAAAGTTGATTCAATCGTTTCTGGTGAATCAATCACTATGTCTAAATTCGAAGACTACTGGCGCGGTGAGCCGGGTCTTTCAGAAGTTACAGTACGCGTAATCGCTCCATCTTCAATTGCAAGTGCAGTTGAATCAGGAGATGTCGATATCGCTAAGAGCTTCCCGACTGACCAGTATCCGGATGTTGCAGATATGGAAGGTGTGGAATGGTTAGCTAACATCGATGGTGCATACACTTATATCGGTTTCAAACTTGGTTCATGGGATGCTGAAGCAGGTAAAGTAGACTACAAACCGGAAGAAATGAAGATGGGTGACGTTGAACTTCGCCGTGCTATGTGGCACGCAATTGACAACGATGCTATCGGAGAGCGTTTCTACAACGGACTTCGCTGGAAAGCAACTTCATTAATTACTCCTTACCATGCTAACTGGCATGAGGAAGTAGATGTTCCGGCTTACGATCCTGAAGAAGCAAACCGTATTCTTGACGAAGCTGGATACGAAGACGTTGACGGCGACGGCATGAGAGAAGACAAAGAAGGCGAACCGTTATCAATTAACTTCGCATCTATGTCAGGTGGAGACATTGCTGAACCATTAGCAAACTACTACATCCAGTCTTGGAGAGATATCGGCTTAAACGTTGAATTAACTAATGGTCGTCTGATCGAGTTTAACACGTTCTACGACATGGTTGAAAACGACGATCCTGAAATCGATATTTACCAGGGTGCATGGGGTGTTGGTTCTGACGTAGACCCATCAGGTCTTTACGGCGAGGATGCTCCATTTAACTACACTCGTTACGCATCTGAAGAAAACACTGACTTATTAACTAAAGGTAACTCACAGGAAGCACTTGATGTTGAGTACAGAAAAGATATCTACAACCAGTGGTCTGAACTTATGGCTGAAGAAATCCCTGTAATTCCAACTCTATACCGTGCATTCGTTACACCTGTAAACGAACGAGTAATCAACTACTCTGAAGATTACGAGTGGAATGAAGATCTGTTATGGTACCGCGTTGGTGTTGAAGACGCAGAATAA
- a CDS encoding beta-ketoacyl-ACP synthase III: protein MTNVGILGIGSYAPEKVFTNFDFEKILDTSDEWIREMTGIEERRFAEDMETSDMAFYAAEEAIKNSGVAKEDIDFVIVATSTGEHKFPSVANMIQDRLGLNNIPSVDQLAACSGFIYGLATAEMFVKSGNYKNILVVGVDKLTEITDFKDRSTAVLFGDGAGAVVVGEVEEGFGIKSFELGSKGSGGKYLYGDREEGYIRMNGREVFKFAVRQMGESSVAVTEKAGLAKEDIDMLIPHQANIRIMNAARERMGLPYDKMSVTVNKYGNTSAASIPLSIDYEVKRNRIKPGDNIVLVGFGGGLTWGAVCLTWGTKKEDS, encoded by the coding sequence ATGACAAATGTAGGGATTCTCGGCATTGGTTCATATGCACCAGAAAAAGTATTTACGAATTTTGACTTCGAAAAAATTCTCGATACTTCTGATGAATGGATTAGAGAAATGACAGGTATAGAGGAACGACGTTTCGCTGAGGATATGGAAACGAGCGATATGGCGTTTTACGCAGCAGAAGAAGCGATCAAAAACTCAGGTGTGGCGAAAGAGGATATTGATTTCGTCATTGTCGCTACATCAACCGGAGAACACAAATTTCCGTCTGTGGCGAATATGATACAGGACCGTCTTGGTCTGAACAACATCCCGTCGGTGGATCAGCTGGCAGCATGTTCAGGATTTATTTACGGCCTGGCAACTGCAGAAATGTTCGTTAAATCAGGCAACTACAAAAATATACTTGTAGTCGGTGTAGATAAGCTGACAGAGATTACAGACTTCAAAGACCGTTCGACAGCAGTGCTGTTTGGTGACGGGGCAGGCGCTGTAGTTGTCGGTGAAGTTGAGGAAGGCTTCGGTATTAAATCATTTGAACTCGGCAGTAAAGGTTCCGGCGGCAAATATTTATACGGTGACAGAGAAGAAGGTTACATTCGTATGAACGGCCGTGAAGTATTCAAATTTGCAGTCAGACAAATGGGTGAATCAAGTGTTGCAGTGACAGAAAAGGCAGGACTTGCCAAAGAAGACATCGATATGTTGATTCCACATCAGGCAAATATTAGAATAATGAATGCGGCGAGAGAACGTATGGGGCTTCCATATGATAAAATGAGTGTAACTGTCAATAAATATGGAAACACTTCGGCGGCATCAATTCCGCTCAGTATAGATTATGAAGTGAAAAGAAACCGCATTAAACCGGGAGACAATATTGTTCTCGTCGGATTTGGCGGCGGTTTAACATGGGGCGCAGTTTGTTTAACTTGGGGTACTAAGAAGGAGGACTCTTAA
- the fabF gene encoding beta-ketoacyl-ACP synthase II has product MTRRRVVITGAGAVTPIGNTAKETWQNALAGKNGIAEITNIDTEQFNVHIGGEVKNLNIEDFIDKKEARRMDKFTQFAVIAADEAVRDSGLEINDSNADRVGVWIGSGIGGIQSLEDGFIALTTKGPRRVSPFFVPMMIPDMASGQVSIREGAKGPNGATVTACATGTNSIGDAFKIIERGQADAMITGGSEAPITNMGVAGFQANRALSSSNDPNYASRPFSADRDGFVMAEGAGVLVIEELEHAKARGAQIYAEIVGYGSTGDAHHITAPAPNGEGGARAMSEALKDAGINPEDVQYINAHGTSTPYNDEFETLAIRSVFKEHADNLLINSTKSMTGHMLGGAGGMEAIITAYSLREGKVHPTINLTNPAPECDLNYVPNGAQEADLKYAVSNSLGFGGHNASLVFKKYEE; this is encoded by the coding sequence ATGACTAGAAGGAGAGTTGTAATTACCGGTGCAGGGGCAGTGACACCGATTGGTAATACAGCAAAGGAAACGTGGCAGAATGCATTAGCGGGTAAAAATGGTATTGCAGAAATTACAAACATCGATACGGAACAGTTTAATGTTCATATCGGAGGAGAAGTAAAAAACTTAAATATAGAAGACTTTATCGATAAAAAAGAAGCACGCAGAATGGATAAATTTACACAGTTTGCCGTTATTGCTGCAGATGAAGCGGTCAGAGATTCAGGGCTTGAAATTAACGACAGCAATGCTGATCGTGTCGGCGTATGGATCGGTTCGGGAATCGGCGGTATCCAGTCGCTTGAAGACGGGTTTATCGCGCTGACAACTAAAGGGCCCAGACGTGTAAGTCCATTCTTCGTTCCGATGATGATTCCGGACATGGCGAGCGGCCAGGTATCAATCCGTGAAGGTGCAAAAGGACCAAACGGTGCGACGGTAACAGCATGTGCGACGGGGACAAACTCAATCGGTGATGCATTCAAAATTATCGAACGCGGTCAGGCGGATGCAATGATTACAGGCGGAAGCGAAGCACCGATTACGAATATGGGTGTTGCAGGATTCCAGGCAAACAGAGCATTATCAAGCTCGAATGACCCGAATTATGCATCGCGTCCATTCTCTGCAGACAGAGACGGGTTCGTTATGGCAGAAGGCGCAGGCGTACTTGTGATTGAAGAACTTGAACATGCAAAAGCACGCGGTGCACAGATTTACGCTGAGATTGTAGGGTACGGCTCGACAGGAGACGCACATCACATTACAGCCCCGGCACCAAACGGTGAAGGCGGCGCACGTGCAATGTCGGAGGCACTGAAAGACGCAGGAATTAACCCTGAAGACGTTCAGTACATTAACGCACACGGTACGAGCACACCGTATAACGATGAATTTGAAACACTGGCAATCCGTTCAGTATTCAAAGAACATGCGGATAATCTGCTGATTAACTCAACTAAGTCAATGACGGGACACATGCTTGGCGGTGCAGGCGGTATGGAAGCAATCATTACTGCATACAGCCTTCGTGAAGGTAAAGTTCACCCGACGATCAACTTAACAAACCCGGCACCGGAATGTGACCTTAATTACGTGCCGAACGGTGCACAGGAAGCAGATCTTAAGTATGCTGTTTCAAACAGTCTCGGATTCGGCGGACATAACGCATCACTTGTATTCAAAAAATACGAAGAGTAA
- the trpS gene encoding tryptophan--tRNA ligase has translation MKTLFSGVQPSGIPTIGNYIGAYKQFVELQDEYDSYFCIVDQHAITVPQDRLKLRENSRALAAIYLASGLDPEKISLFIQSEVSAHSKAAWMLQCTSYIGELERMTQFKDKARKQNQRDGISVGLLTYPALMAGDILLYSADVVPVGDDQTQHIEFTRNVAERFNAKYNDIFTLPEIKTPAVGGRIMSLNEPTKKMSKSDDNQKSFITLLDDPNQAAKKIRSAVTDSDTEIKFDKENKPGISNLLTIYSSLTDKTIDQLTEQYKDSSYGDFKKDLGEVVKEFLIGFQEKYNYYLNSEELDDILDAGRDKAARKADRMVEKMERAMGLGRKRKK, from the coding sequence ATGAAAACATTATTCTCAGGCGTTCAGCCAAGCGGTATTCCAACAATCGGAAACTACATTGGCGCGTATAAACAATTCGTTGAATTACAGGACGAGTACGATTCATATTTCTGTATTGTGGATCAGCACGCAATTACTGTTCCCCAGGACCGTTTAAAACTGCGTGAAAACTCACGTGCACTCGCTGCAATTTATCTTGCCAGCGGTCTTGATCCGGAAAAAATTTCACTCTTCATTCAAAGTGAAGTTTCAGCACACTCAAAAGCAGCATGGATGCTGCAATGTACTTCATATATCGGTGAACTCGAGCGTATGACACAATTTAAAGATAAAGCACGCAAACAAAATCAGCGCGACGGTATATCTGTCGGCCTGCTGACATACCCCGCTTTAATGGCGGGAGATATTCTTCTATACAGCGCTGACGTAGTACCTGTCGGTGATGATCAGACTCAGCACATCGAGTTTACGCGAAACGTCGCAGAACGTTTCAACGCTAAATATAACGACATCTTCACACTGCCTGAAATTAAAACACCGGCAGTCGGCGGACGTATTATGAGTCTGAATGAACCTACGAAAAAAATGAGTAAGAGTGATGATAATCAGAAATCGTTCATAACTCTGCTTGATGATCCGAACCAGGCAGCGAAGAAAATCCGTTCTGCTGTTACCGATTCAGATACTGAAATTAAGTTCGACAAAGAAAACAAACCAGGTATTTCCAATCTGCTGACTATTTACAGTTCATTAACTGATAAAACGATCGATCAGCTTACCGAGCAGTATAAGGACTCGAGCTACGGAGACTTCAAAAAAGATCTTGGCGAGGTCGTTAAAGAATTCCTTATCGGATTCCAGGAAAAATACAACTACTACTTAAACAGCGAAGAGCTGGACGACATTCTTGATGCGGGCCGCGATAAAGCAGCACGCAAAGCTGACAGAATGGTTGAAAAAATGGAACGTGCAATGGGCCTCGGCCGTAAGCGTAAAAAATAA
- the spxA gene encoding transcriptional regulator SpxA encodes MVVLFTSPSCTSCRKAKAWLQENDIPYTERNVFSEPLTLDEVKSILRMTEYGTEEIISTRSKTFQKLNVDIESLPMNELYTLIMENPGLLRRPIIMDEKRLQVGYNEDEIRRFLPRSIRTLHLIEAKRLAEL; translated from the coding sequence ATGGTAGTACTATTTACTTCTCCAAGTTGTACGTCATGTCGTAAGGCAAAAGCATGGTTGCAGGAAAACGATATTCCATACACGGAACGCAATGTATTTTCCGAACCGTTAACTTTAGACGAAGTTAAATCTATTTTAAGAATGACAGAGTACGGGACTGAAGAAATTATCTCGACTCGCTCTAAAACTTTCCAAAAATTAAACGTTGATATTGAGAGCCTTCCTATGAATGAGCTGTATACTTTAATTATGGAGAACCCTGGTTTACTGAGACGTCCTATTATTATGGATGAGAAACGTTTACAAGTGGGCTACAACGAAGATGAGATCAGACGATTTTTACCACGCAGCATAAGAACATTGCATCTAATCGAAGCTAAACGCCTGGCAGAACTGTAA
- the mecA gene encoding adaptor protein MecA — translation MRIERVNDSTIKFFLTYSDIESRGFNKEDLWMNRQRGEEFFWTIMDEVNNEQTDDFAMDGPLWIQVHAFDKGIEVVVSKSQNEHDPYGMEPYAMNIENRDIESFIDKAIDERKTDNNKFDVPVISEPLMVHFNDFENLIKYSHEVEVDETLYEDLLYVIDGKYYYQMFFDYRTHFDRMEGIESKLLEYSEPTTIASALLDEYGKIIMSNNVRSQVRRYFQEN, via the coding sequence ATGAGAATTGAGAGAGTGAACGACTCAACCATTAAATTCTTCTTAACATACAGCGACATTGAGAGCCGCGGTTTTAACAAAGAAGATTTATGGATGAACCGTCAGCGCGGCGAAGAATTTTTCTGGACGATCATGGACGAAGTTAATAATGAGCAGACAGATGATTTTGCAATGGATGGCCCTTTATGGATCCAGGTGCATGCGTTCGACAAAGGTATCGAAGTCGTTGTGTCTAAGTCCCAGAATGAACATGATCCGTATGGCATGGAGCCGTATGCCATGAATATTGAAAACCGTGATATCGAATCATTTATCGATAAAGCCATCGATGAACGTAAAACAGACAATAATAAATTTGATGTTCCAGTCATTAGCGAACCTCTGATGGTTCACTTTAATGATTTTGAAAATCTTATAAAATATTCCCATGAAGTTGAAGTGGATGAAACACTGTATGAAGATTTACTGTACGTTATTGACGGTAAATACTACTATCAGATGTTCTTCGACTACAGAACGCATTTCGACAGAATGGAAGGGATTGAGTCAAAGCTGCTTGAATACAGTGAGCCGACAACAATTGCCAGTGCGCTTCTGGATGAATATGGAAAAATTATCATGAGTAATAATGTGAGATCACAGGTCAGAAGATATTTTCAGGAAAATTAA
- a CDS encoding competence protein CoiA, which yields MFIANDEDGIQVLAHDAVKSAKYFCPVCSMPVVLKAGNIKVPHFSHHHILQCSRYLYKRESVLHLKLKHDLYLELNRHYNTAMEYYLESIEQIPDLLIEYDLALEIQLSRISPELILSRTEGYYKLGMRVIWLLDEKEIKTDGTYIHLNHFQLATMTGNAIYTVDTETLVITAWHIGHSGGLNRFTYQTERLVTAELLAYKPCPEWSETHLLSKSAVKRLIQREKAQKSVLNPTLTYMYQLAMASDDFPEFLYITSFEERYILNSPIEWKLYIYYHLSNGIFDRDQFTDFIRLRSISNIPDKKTVVRSLLVFYLKVFRISKDIA from the coding sequence ATGTTTATAGCAAACGATGAAGACGGCATTCAGGTACTGGCACACGATGCTGTAAAATCTGCAAAGTATTTCTGTCCGGTGTGCAGTATGCCGGTTGTCCTGAAAGCGGGGAACATAAAGGTGCCGCATTTTTCGCACCATCATATACTGCAGTGCAGCAGATATTTATACAAACGGGAATCGGTGCTGCATTTAAAGTTAAAACACGATTTATATTTGGAACTGAATCGCCATTACAACACAGCTATGGAGTATTACCTTGAAAGTATAGAGCAGATACCCGATCTCCTTATTGAGTATGATCTTGCACTTGAAATTCAGCTGTCAAGAATCAGTCCGGAATTAATATTGTCTCGTACAGAAGGTTATTACAAGCTCGGTATGCGTGTAATCTGGCTGCTTGACGAGAAGGAAATTAAAACGGATGGGACATACATCCATTTAAATCATTTTCAGCTGGCAACAATGACCGGTAATGCAATATATACTGTCGATACGGAAACGCTCGTCATCACAGCATGGCATATTGGACACAGCGGGGGGCTGAATCGTTTTACGTACCAGACTGAGCGTCTCGTGACGGCGGAGCTTTTGGCATATAAGCCGTGTCCGGAGTGGAGCGAGACCCACCTCTTGTCAAAGTCTGCTGTGAAGCGTCTGATTCAAAGAGAGAAGGCTCAGAAATCAGTGCTGAACCCGACTTTAACGTATATGTATCAGCTGGCAATGGCATCTGACGATTTTCCGGAATTTCTTTATATTACCAGTTTTGAAGAAAGATATATTTTAAATTCACCAATCGAGTGGAAGTTATATATTTATTACCATTTATCGAATGGTATTTTTGACCGTGATCAATTTACGGACTTTATCAGACTGCGCAGCATTTCCAACATTCCGGACAAAAAAACAGTCGTCCGGTCACTTCTTGTTTTTTACTTGAAAGTTTTTCGGATTTCGAAAGATATTGCTTGA
- the pepF gene encoding oligoendopeptidase F: MGKLITREEQQLENTWDLTTIFKSDEDFEAAYKVLEGKIADNDQFKDGFDSAEKLADALELERTLDTELGQLFVYAHLKHDQDTSNDTYSALESRARSLAVKYSTAWSFLVPAIMAIPEETLKEYAEHPRLSDFKFDLEKLNKQRPHILSDKEEQLLAAAGEVMHTPTQVYGMFNNADVDFKPAVDKDGKEHELTQGNYVEMLKSSDRSLRESAYINLYGEYNKFKNTLSQTLAGVVSTHAFSSDVRGYESSRQQALSNNHIPESVYDNLVNTVNDNLHLLHRYTELRKKFLGVDELKMYDMYVPLVEDTDFEMSYDNAKEWLVNALQPLGEEYVNIVKEGLENRWVDVYENKGKRTGAYSSGTYGTNPFILMNWQNNVNNLFTLAHEFGHSVHSYYSRKHQPANTSGYSIFVAEVASTFNEALLADYMFNKLEDKKQQLYLLNEQLEGFRGTVFRQTMFAEFEHAIHVMKESGEPLTAGGLSEVYGKLNRKYFGEAVNYDDAINVEWARIPHFYMNYYVYQYATGYAAAASLSKQVLEEGEETAKRYIDEFLKKGSSNYPIEILKNAGVDMTTSEPIKNALDVFEAQLTKFEELLADLQK; the protein is encoded by the coding sequence ATGGGGAAATTAATTACAAGAGAAGAGCAGCAGCTCGAAAATACATGGGATTTAACGACAATTTTTAAATCGGATGAGGACTTTGAAGCAGCATATAAAGTGCTTGAAGGAAAGATTGCTGATAATGACCAGTTTAAGGACGGATTTGATTCAGCAGAAAAACTGGCGGATGCCCTTGAACTTGAGCGCACGCTGGATACAGAGCTTGGACAGCTTTTTGTGTACGCTCACTTAAAACATGATCAGGATACGTCAAATGATACATACAGCGCGCTTGAAAGCCGTGCGAGATCACTGGCGGTAAAATATTCGACAGCATGGAGCTTCCTCGTTCCGGCAATTATGGCGATTCCTGAAGAGACATTAAAAGAATATGCAGAACATCCACGACTCAGCGATTTCAAGTTCGATCTTGAAAAGCTGAATAAACAGCGCCCGCATATTTTAAGTGATAAAGAGGAGCAGCTTCTTGCCGCGGCGGGAGAAGTTATGCACACGCCGACACAGGTCTACGGCATGTTCAATAATGCGGATGTTGACTTTAAACCGGCGGTTGATAAAGATGGCAAGGAGCATGAACTGACGCAGGGGAATTATGTAGAAATGCTGAAGTCATCAGACAGAAGTTTACGGGAATCTGCCTACATCAATTTATACGGCGAATACAATAAATTTAAAAATACACTCAGTCAGACACTTGCCGGGGTGGTAAGTACACATGCATTCAGCTCGGATGTCAGAGGTTATGAATCGAGCCGTCAGCAGGCCTTATCGAATAATCACATTCCGGAATCTGTTTACGACAATCTCGTCAATACCGTAAACGATAATCTGCATCTTCTGCACCGATACACAGAACTGCGCAAGAAGTTTCTCGGTGTCGATGAACTAAAAATGTACGATATGTACGTGCCTTTAGTTGAAGATACAGATTTTGAAATGTCTTACGATAACGCCAAAGAATGGCTTGTAAACGCACTTCAGCCGCTTGGTGAGGAATATGTAAACATCGTTAAGGAAGGGCTTGAGAACCGCTGGGTGGACGTCTATGAAAACAAAGGGAAGCGGACAGGTGCATATTCATCAGGTACTTACGGAACGAATCCTTTTATCCTGATGAACTGGCAGAATAACGTGAACAATCTGTTTACACTGGCACACGAGTTCGGTCATTCAGTACACAGCTACTATTCACGCAAACACCAGCCTGCAAATACGAGCGGCTACTCGATATTCGTCGCAGAAGTTGCAAGTACATTTAACGAAGCTCTGCTCGCGGATTATATGTTTAACAAGCTTGAAGATAAAAAGCAGCAGCTGTACTTATTAAACGAACAGCTTGAAGGATTCAGAGGCACTGTATTCCGCCAGACGATGTTTGCTGAGTTCGAACACGCGATTCATGTCATGAAAGAATCAGGTGAACCGCTGACTGCAGGCGGACTGAGTGAAGTATACGGCAAACTGAACAGAAAATATTTCGGTGAAGCGGTAAATTACGACGATGCAATTAACGTGGAGTGGGCAAGAATTCCCCATTTCTATATGAACTATTATGTATATCAGTATGCGACTGGATATGCAGCCGCTGCAAGTCTGTCCAAACAGGTTCTTGAAGAAGGCGAAGAAACTGCAAAGCGTTACATCGATGAATTCCTGAAAAAAGGATCTTCGAACTATCCGATTGAAATACTGAAAAATGCCGGTGTCGACATGACAACGAGCGAACCGATAAAAAATGCACTGGATGTTTTTGAAGCTCAATTAACAAAATTTGAAGAATTACTCGCAGATTTACAAAAATAA